One genomic window of Eptesicus fuscus isolate TK198812 chromosome 6, DD_ASM_mEF_20220401, whole genome shotgun sequence includes the following:
- the RPS3A gene encoding 40S ribosomal protein S3a: MAVGKNKRLTKGGKKGAKKKVVDPFSKKDWYDVKAPAMFNIRNIGKTLVTRTQGTKIASDGLKGRVFEVSLADLQNDEVAFRKFKLITEDVQGKNCLTNFHGMDLTRDKMCSMVKKWQTMIEAHVDVKTTDGYLLRLFCVGFTKKRNNQIRKTSYAQHQQVRQIRKKMMEIMTREVQTNDLKEVVNKLIPDSIGKDIEKACQSIYPLHDVFVRKVKMLKKPKFELGKLMELHGEGSSSGKATGDETGAKVERADGYEPPVQESV; encoded by the exons ATGGCGGTGGGCAAGAATAAGCGCCTGACGAAAGGCGGCAAAAAGGGAGCCAAGAAGAAAGT GGTTGATCCATTTTCTAAGAAAGATTGGTATGATGTGAAAGCACCAGCTATGTTCAATATAAGAAATATTGGAAAAACACTGGTTACGAGAACTCAAGGAACCA AAATTGCATCTGATGGTCTCAAGGGTCGTGTTTTTGAAGTGAGCCTAGCTGATCTGCAGAATGATGAAGTTGCATTTAGAAAATTCAAGCTAATTACTGAGGATGTTCAGGGCAAAAACTGCCTGACTAATTTCCATGGCATGGATCTTACCCGTGACAAAATGTGCTCTATGGTCAAGAAGTGGCAG ACCATGATTGAAGCTCATGTTGATGTCAAGACTACCGATGGTTATTTGCTTCGTCTCTTCTGTGTTGGTTTTACTAAAAAACGCAACAATCAGATTCGGAAGACCTCTTATGCTCAGCATCAGCAGGTTCGCCAAATCCGGAAGAAAATGATGGAAATCATGACCCGAGAGGTGCAGACAAATGACTTGAAAGAAGTGGTCAATAAATT GATTCCAGACAGCATTGGAAAAGACATAGAAAAGGCTTGCCAATCTATTTATCCACTCCATGATGTCTTTGTTAGAAAAGTCAAAATGCTGAAGAAGCCCAAGTTTGAAT tgGGAAAACTCATGGAGCTTCATGGTGAAGGTAGCAGTTCTGGAAAAGCTACTGGGGATGAGACAGGTGCTAAAGTTGAACGAGCTGATGGATATGAGCCTCCAGTCCAAGAATCTGTTTAA